GACCTCGCATGCCATGCACACGACGAGTACGCCAGATCGGGTTATGTTGGCTACAGCCGTAGTCAACGTAAAAGGTAGCTCCGGAGAGTACCTTCCTGCACGAGCCTTGCTGGATTCTGGATCTCAGGTGAATTTCATGACAGAGGATTTGGCGCAGAAATTACGAATTCGTCGCGAAAGTACGACCTTAAATATTATCGGCATCGGAAATGCAACCAAAAAAGTAAGGACGAAATTAAATACGTTTGTAAAATCGCGGGTCAATAATTATGAGTTTTCGGCACAGTTTTGGATAATGCGATCCATTTCAGCCAGCCATCCAGATCGTAACGTAAATATTAATGGCTggaaaattcctaaaaacattAGCTTAGCGGACCCAGAATTTCACAAGGCTCAAAAGGTAGATCTTTTGTTAGGTGCTGAAACATTTTTCGAGCTTTTAGCTGTAGTCCAGATCAAGGCCAGCCCCAATCACCCAACACTGCAAAAGACACTTTTAGGCTGGGTTGTGTCTGGCAAATACGCCTCCAACCAACGTCCTCCTCCCACAGTCAGTAGCACATTATGCCATACTGAACAAGATCTAGCAAATATAGATTCCATTATCCAAAGGTTCTGGGCGATGGAAGAAATACCTTCAGTTTCTAGCTCAACAAAATTCACACCTGAACAAATagagtgtgaaaaatttttcgtaaaaactaCTAAAGTTTTGCCTTCAGGAAGGCTTCAAGTAAGACTGCCTTTCAAAGATGACCGTAAGTTACTCGGTAATTCCTATGAAACCGCGTCTCGGCGGTGTCAGGCCCTGGAGAGAAAGACCTTGAAAGATCCAGAGCTTCGTCAAATGTATCTGGACTTCATGAATGAATACATCGAATTGGGTCACATGAGCCCAACAAATAATAAGATCCCGAGTGAGCCACACTACTTCATTCCGCATCAATGCGTTCTTGGGCCTGAAAGTACGACGACAAAATTACGTGTTGTTTTCGACGCATCAAGTCGTACCTCTTCTCAAATTGCGTTGAATGAAATCTTGATGGTTGGGCCGACCATTCAAGAAGAGCTGTATTCAACACTTCTTCGTTTTTGTttgcataaatatgcatttacggcGGACATTACTAAAATGTACCGCCAAATTCTCATGCACGAAGAAGATAACAACTTTCAGCTTGTAGTGTGGGGCAGCATCCCTCTGAGCCACTTCAAATCTTTCGACTTAACACCGTAACATACGGCACTGCGCCTGCTCCATTTCTCGCTACACGGTGTTTACAAATGCTCAGCTATgccaatacacatatgtatccaCTCGGCTCAAAGGCAATAAAAAGAGATTTTTATGTAGACGACCTGCTTACAGGATCCGATAATTTCAAATCTCTAGATCTTATTAGAAGTGAggtagttaaaatattaaactcggcaggattcaatttatctaagtggttttcaaatcaCCCATCATTTTTCGATTGTGAGAGTTCTGAGAAGGCCTTAAACTTCAATCACACAGACTCCACAAAAACACTTGGAATCCATTGGTTGCCGAAGGAAGATTTGTTTCGGTTTGTCTTAAATGACAACTTTACCAGTTTACGAGCCACTAAGCGAAACATATTAtcagtttcggctcgtcttttcGATCCTCTTGGTTTACTTGCCCCACTAGTTACCAAAGCAAAAATCTTATTGCAAGAGCTTTGGCTGCAAAAACTAGATTGTgatgagtcgattccattgcACCTCGACACCAGCtgggaaaatttcaaagccaatctACTGCAGCTACCATCAATAAGCATTCCTCGATTTGTACATACCGAGTCGAGTGCAAGCTGCCAGATTCATGGCTTTGCCGACGCCTCAATACGAGCGTATGGctgctgtatatacatacatagccaTTCGGCTGGTGGAACGAAATGTACGCTGCTTACTGCAAAGTCTAGAGTGGCTCCGctgaagactaaatctcttccgcgtCTAGAGCTCTCGGCAGCCCACTTGCTGGCCAAATTATGGTCACGAATAGCGCCAATGTTGAGTCggccaattgaaaatataaacttctggacagactccgaaattgttttgcattggATCAAAACGCATCCATCTGTACTACAGACCTTTGTTGCAAACAGAGGGTCCGAAATCCAAGAGTTGACGGATAAAGCTACTTGGCGACATGTGCCAACTAAGAAAAATCCCGCGGATCAAGTGTCTCGCggttgtaacgtggacgaattgaATAATTCTATCTGGTTTAGCGGTCCACAGTTCCTCCTAGAAGACCCTGCGTTATGGCCAACAAACACCTACTTCCAGCTCTCTCCAGGAGACGAAGCATTAGAGAAAAAACGGAACGCAACAGTTTTAGTTGTTTAAGCAAATGAATCACATCCAATTATGGAACTCACCAAAAGAGTATCTTCTCATCAAAAACTGCTTCGTATTGTCGCTTACATATTAAGATGGATAAAACGCATCTGCGACATTCACACAAATGCTGACGGCTGAggatattaaattaagtttgCTCAAAGTCATTCAGGTGGTTCAACATGTTGAATATGGTGAAGAAATTATGAAACTCACCAAAGGTACCACCCTACCCTCAAGTTTGCAAAAACCCAGATAATGGGAAATTTGCCTGCCGATAGGCTTCGTGCACTACGACCCTTTCTAATATGTGGAGTAGATTTTTGTGGTCCCGTATATACTACATTAAAAATACGAGGAAGACCCCCAGTAAAAACATATATCGCAGTGTTCGTTTGTTTCACTTCAAAGGCAGTACATTTAGAACTAGTAACAGACTTGTcttctaattgttttattttcgccctAAAAAGGTTCATTGGACGCCGAGGAATGCCGCGGAAGATATACAGCGACAACGCCACCAACTTCCTCGGCGCCGATCGCAGGCTTCGCGAGCTGAGGGATGCTTTCGAGGCCCAACAAACGGAAGTGCAGAAATACGCAACGGACGAAGGATTCACCTTCGCCTTTATACCACCCAGGGCACCGCACTTCGGCGGGTTATGGGAGGCGGCAGTGAAGTCCGCCAAACACCTTCTCGTGCGCGCAATCGGCAACGCGCTGCTCACCGCCGAAGAACTGCAGACGCTGCTCGTCGAGGTCGAGGCCGTACTCAACTCGCGTCCTCTGGTACCACTGAGTCAGGACCCGAACGATGGAGAGGCCCTAACACCAGCGCACCTACTAGTTGGGTGCCCCCTTCGAGCGCTGCCACCAGCCCAAGTATCGATGGACCCAATGCGTTGCTGCGACAGATGGCAACTTGTCTGTTGTCTCAAGCAACAGTTTTGGCGACTGGGGTCCAGGAACTACCTGTTGGGTCTTCAACAGAGGAGCAAGTGGTTGCATCCGAAGCGCAACCTCGAGCTGAACGACCTCGTCCTGGTTCAGGAAGACAACACACCCCCGCAGCAATGGGTGCTCGGCCGCGTCGCCGCAATCGTAACAGGGCAAGACGGCAAGGTCCGCGTAGCAGACGTGGCAACCAAAGCGGGCGTAATTAAACGCCCCGTTCACAAGCTCGCCGTACTGCCATCAGACGTTGAAGGACCATGAGCCTTTCAAGGTGGCCGGTGTTACGCCAAATGGCCtatagttttaattattaattattaagcaATCAtccgaaatgaatttttatagttttaattattaatttaagtaattatccgaaatgaatttataaaattgttcaaagtaTATTCTGCCATAATAacactatgtatatatgtataagaacatagataacataacataacattaattATATATGATCCGTTAGTTAAGTATAGGCTAAGAAATCCTATATAAACATgaagtagaaaataaagaagtcaCTTGTGAATTTACAACGACGCGCTCGCTGTTTATATTTCAGGCAATTGTTGTATTCGCGCATCCCCCAAAATAACTAATCTTAAAAAGGCTTAAGAATTTttcatggcgcccgagcagggacatgATGCGTGAAAcagaatataaaattaaacaataaacatatatgtacaaacaataagtgctttaattagcaacaacaattgcctgcGCGTTTTACATTTTTGCAAGTCCGGTTTCGCATCAAGTGCAGtgacaaaagcaaacaaactaACATAAAAACCACCCTCACTAAAAGGTTCAGTGACTtaatccaaaattaaaaaaacaagtacatagtgtacatacatacataaacatataagGAGAGAAGCGGTATCAGCGGTAATACAGTGTCGTGTTTATGGAAcatagagaaaaaacaaaaaaaaatcttaaattataaaatatacataaaactaaaaacagtaaattaataaatagtggCGGTAAAAAAGCGTGCCAAATTATCTATTtgtgcttacaaaaaaaaaaaaataaaaataaaaaagaataaaccaAAATACATAGTGCATAGCTGAAACAGTGcggtacttatatgtatatataaacggTCACAGTGGTATATAAATGTTTTCGGCCAaaaataaggcaaatttataaaaaacaaaaaaaaaaaaacaaaaaccgttaaaaaaaaaaagaaactgtgAGCCCTAAAacacataaaactaaaaattacctAAGTGCCGTAATTGGATGCCGCTAAGAATTCAGTTCtgttcctaaaaaaaaaaaaaaacagtggaaTTCACCGCTGCTTATTTGCAGTTCGTCGCCCTCATCGCTATCACTGTCCGCTGTCACAGTTCTCGCAGTTACTGCCATACTCGCCGCTGCTCTCATCGCTGTAACCGTCGCTGCTACTCTGGTCACTGCTGCTGCCGTCATCGCCCGCTGTCGCTGTAATTCCTACCGCTGGTTCTGTCGCCGCCAGGAATGACCTGCACTTGCATCCTTTGCAAAAGGAAAGTCAAGGCTTGCAATAAGCCTATACAGGTAACaagtgcaataaattgaaagttgtggttgttgttgataaacactctcaattttttgcatcaccctttcactttcttgcatatacatatacatacatatatatgtacacactcccatatgtgtacatgtaccATATATACAATCATCTatacaaatatacgtatataaaacTCCGCGAAAGTGAAACAAGGGTACGTTGGGATTTGATAATAAAGGGTGTGACCTTAAATGCGAAAtcgtcaataaatttaaaaaacaaaattaaataaattgaatacctttttttcgaacaagaagttcaattgaattaaaattattataaagtgaaataaatttatcgTATTGTAAATACGGATTATTTACAAGGaaacaattcaaacaaaaatcgatttttcgcaaatttgttGAACAATTTTCGTAGTGTTGTGCTACTGTGCTTGCTCATCCTTTCGTGGCCTGACCACAGCCTTGTCCAAcagctatttttcgtttttctgattGAGATTTGTGCAGGCTATTCAGCCatcttttcgttttcgttttttcagccacaaactctcacagatattttttcgtttctgtggacattgagcaaatttttggggagtttaaataatttaactcaaaatGAGCAAGCCAAAGACAGCAGTTCCAAGTCTCTCTCCAAGTAAGGAGATTATGGAATTGAAATCACTAAAGCGCCAGCGAACTGCTGCGAAAAATAGTATAGTGCGCATAAAAACGGGTCTCCTCGATAAAACAATGTCGTTAGATCCAATTGAATTGGAGTGTCGACTGGACATTTTGAACTCTCATAGCGATAAGCTAATGAAGTGTCagtcgaaaattgaagaaatcgacGAGGAAGACATAGCCCGTGGGGAGTTAGAGGACCTAATAGTGGAAACTAAGtccgttataaaatctattctggcgagaaataaatcgtcaataGCCGAAATATCCTTTGTTGCACCTCACAGCTCGCGACTACCGAAAATGTTGCTACCTAAATTTAAAGgggaatattcagaatttaaaaattttatgagtctGTTCGAGAGTTTGGTGCACAACGATCCTACAATCCCAgacattgaaaaatttaatcactTAGTTAACTGTCTGTCTGGTGAAGCTTTGGGAGCGGTAAAGGCCTTCCAAATGTCGGACGAAAATTATTCGAAGGCGTTGGCTAGTCTCAAAAAAGTTTACGACAAtaaatgcttaatatttttgGACACAActtccaaactttttgaactgCCAACTATCCCAAAGCCATCTGCGCTTTCATTGCGCACAATGATTGATACAGTGTCGGCTGTTTACGACTCGTTGCTGTCGTTAGGTGACGAGAAAAACATAACAAACGCTATCATAATTCATCTGGTAATGTCAAAAGTTGACACCGTTACTCGGTCAAAGTGGGAGGAACAGTTGGATTATGATAAGCTGCCATTATGGCGTGAGTGTGAGGCAGCATTAAATAAACGCTACCAACATTTATCTGCCGATGAAGCCTCAACGTCGAGGCTAAAGCCGTCAAGCAGTCACAGCATTCAGAAACCCCACCTTCATGCCGGAAGGACAAAAGCTGCCTTAGTgacttcaaatataaaacaGCCGGTGTGTCCGCACTGTAAATCAAATGATCATAGTATACCCGCGTGTCCTACTTTTAAAATTCTCTCTGCTCAGCAGCGATTTGAGTTTGCTAAATCAGTCCCCTTATGTATAAATTGTTTGCGAAAGGGGCACTCAGTTTCAAAGTGCAAAGCGGATCGGTGTCGTGTTTGCAACCGTTCGCATCACACGTTGCTGCACCAGTACCCTGTATCCTTTGCAACTGCACCACAACTTTCGACCTCGCATGCCATGCACACGACGAGTACGCCAGATCGGGTTATGTTGGCTACAGCCGTAGTCAACGTAAAAGGTAGCTCCGGAGAGTACCTTCCTGCACGAGCCTTGCTGGATTCTGGATCTCAGGTGAATTTCATGACAGAGGATTTGGCGCAGAAATTACGAATTCGTCGCGAAAGTACGACCTTAAATATTATCGGCATCGGAAATGCAACCAAAAAAGTAAGGACGAAATTAAATACGTTTGTAAAATCGCGGGTCAATAATTATGAGTTTTCGGCACAGTTTTGGATAATGCGATCCATTTCAGCCAGCCATCCAGATCGTAACGTAAATATTAATGGCTggaaaattcctaaaaacattAGCTTAGCGGACCCAGAATTTCACAAGGCTCAAAAGGTAGATCTTTTGTTAGGTGCTGAAACATTTTTCGAGCTTTTAGCTGTAGTCCAGATCAAGGCCAGCCCCAATCACCCAACACTGCAAAAGACACTTTTAGGCTGGGTTGTGTCTGGCAAATACGCCTCCAACCAACGTCCTCCTCCCACAGTCAGTAGCACATTATGCCATACTGAACAAGATCTAGCAAATATAGATTCCATTATCCAAAGGTTCTGGGCGATGGAAGAAATACCTTCAGTTTCTAGCTCAACAAAATTCACACCTGAACAAATagagtgtgaaaaatttttcgtaaaaactaCTAAAGTTTTGCCTTCAGGAAGGCTTCAAGTAAGACTGCCTTTCAAAGATGACCGTAAGTTACTCGGTAATTCCTATGAAACCGCGTCTCGGCGGTGTCAGGCCCTGGAGAGAAAGACCTTGAAAGATCCAGAGCTTCGTCAAATGTATCTGGACTTCATGAATGAATACATCGAATTGGGTCACATGAGCCCAACAAATAATAAGATCCCGAGTGAGCCACACTACTTCATTCCGCATCAATGCGTTCTTGGGCCTGAAAGTACGACGACAAAATTACGTGTTGTTTTCGACGCATCAAGTCGTACCTCTTCTCAAATTGCGTTGAATGAAATCTTGATGGTTGGGCCGACCATTCAAGAAGAGCTGTATTCAACACTTCTTCGTTTTTGTttgcataaatatgcatttacggcGGACATTACTAAAATGTACCGCCAAATTCTCATGCACGAAGAAGATAACAACTTTCAGCTTGTAGTGTGGGGCAGCATCCCTCTGAGCCACTTCAAATCTTTCGACTTAACACCGTAACATACGGCACTGCGCCTGCTCCATTTCTCGCTACACGGTGTTTACAAATGCTCAGCTATgccaatacacatatgtatccaCTCGGCTCAAAGGCAATAAAAAGAGATTTTTATGTAGACGACCTGCTTACAGGATCCGATAATTTCAAATCTCTAGATCTTATTAGAAGTGAggtagttaaaatattaaactcggcaggattcaatttatctaagtggttttcaaatcaCCCATCATTTTTCGATTGTGAGAGTTCTGAGAAGGCCTTAAACTTCAATCACACAGACTCCACAAAAACACTTGGAATCCATTGGTTGCCGAAGGAAGATTTGTTTCGGTTTGTCTTAAATGACAACTTTACCAGTTTACGAGCCACTAAGCGAAACATATTAtcagtttcggctcgtcttttcGATCCTCTTGGTTTACTTGCCCCACTAGTTACCAAAGCAAAAATCTTATTGCAAGAGCTTTGGCTGCAAAAACTAGATTGTgatgagtcgattccattgcACCTCGACACCAGCtgggaaaatttcaaagccaatctACTGCAGCTACCATCAATAAGCATTCCTCGATTTGTACATACCGAGTCGAGTGCAAGCTGCCAGATTCATGGCTTTGCCGACGCCTCAATACGAGCGTATGGctgctgtatatacatacatagccaTTCGGCTGGTGGAACGAAATGTACGCTGCTTACTGCAAAGTCTAGAGTGGCTCCGctgaagactaaatctcttccgcgtCTAGAGCTCTCGGCAGCCCACTTGCTGGCCAAATTATGGTCACGAATAGCGCCAATGTTGAGTCggccaattgaaaatataaacttctggacagactccgaaattgttttgcattggATCAAAACGCATCCATCTGTACTACAGACCTTTGTTGCAAACAGAGGGTCCGAAATCCAAGAGTTGACGGATAAAGCTACTTGGCGACATGTGCCAACTAAGAAAAATCCCGCGGATCAAGTGTCTCGCggttgtaacgtggacgaattgaATAATTCTATCTGGTTTAGCGGTCCACAGTTCCTCCTAGAAGACCCTGCGTTATGGCCAACAAACACCTACTTCCAGCTCTCTCCAGGAGACGAAGCATTAGAGAAGAAACGGAACGCAACAGTTTTAGTTGTTTAAGCAAATGAATCACATCCAATTATGGAACTCACCAAAAGAGTATCTTCTCATCAAAAACTGCTTCGTATTGTCGCTTACATATTAAGATGGATAAAACGCATCTGCGACATTCACACAAATGCTGACGGCTGAggatattaaattaagtttgCTCAAAGTCATTCAGGTGGTTCAACATGTTGAATATGGTGAAGAAATTATGAAACTCACCAAAGGTACCACCCTACCCTCAAGTTTGCAAAAACCCAGATAATGGGAAATTTGCCTGCCGATAGGCTTCGTGCACTACGACCCTTTCTAATATGTGGAGTAGATTTTTGTGGTCCCGTATATACTACATTAAAAATACGAGGAAGACCCCCAGTAAAAACATATATCGCAGTGTTCGTTTGTTTCACTTCAAAGGCAGTACATTTAGAACTAGTAACAGACTTGTcttctaattgttttattttcgccctAAAAAGGTTCATTGGACGCCGAGGAATGCCGCGGAAGATATACAGCGACAACGCCACCAACTTCCTCGGCGCCGATCGCAGGCTTCGCGAGCTGAGGGATGCTTTCGAGGCCCAACAAACGGAAGTGCAGAAATACGCAACGGACGAAGGATTCACCTTCGCCTTTATACCACCCAGGGCACCGCACTTCGGCGGGTTATGGGAGGCGGCAGTGAAGTCCGCCAAACACCTTCTCGTGCGCGCAATCGGCAACGCGCTGCTCACCGCCGAAGAACTGCAGACGCTGCTCGTCGAGGTCGAGGCCGTACTCAACTCGCGTCCTCTGGTACCACTGAGTCAGGACCCGAACGATGGAGAGGCCCTAACACCAGCGCACCTACTAGTTGGGTGCCCCCTTCGAGCGCTGCCACCAGCCCAAGTATCGATGGACCCAATGCGTTGCTGCGACAGATGGCAACTTGTCTGTTGTCTCAAGCAACAGTTTTGGCGACTGGGGTCCAGGAACTACCTGTTGGGTCTTCAACAGAGGAGCAAGTGGTTGCATCCGAAGCGCAACCTCGAGCTGAACGACCTCGTCCTGGTTCAGGAAGACAACACACCCCCGCAGCAATGGGTGCTCGGCCGCGTCGCCGCAATCGTAACAGGGCAAGACGGCAAGGTCCGCGTAGCAGACGTGGCAACCAAAGCGGGCGTAATTAAACGCCCCGTTCACAAGCTCGCCGTACTGCCATCAGACGTTGAAGGACCATGAGCCTTTCAAGGTGGCCGGTGTTACGCCAAATGGCCtatagttttaattattaattattaagcaATCAtccgaaatgaatttttatagttttaattattaatttaagtaattatccgaaatgaatttataaaattgttcaaagtaTATTCTGCCATAATAacactatgtatatatgtataagtacatagacaacataacataacattaattATATATGATCCGTTAGTTAAGTTTAGGCTAAGAAATCCTATATAAACATgaagtagaaaataaagaagtcaCTTGTGAATTTACAACGAACGCGCTCGCTGTTTATATTTCAGGCAATTGTTGTATTCGCGCATCCCCCCAAAATAACTAATCTTAAAAAGGCTTAAGAATTTTTCAGAACTCTAAAAACATGGGAGTAAGACTTTTATGATTCAAACTATTACTATTTTTCAGATAAGCGATTGCGAGCTTGACTTCATCTGGCGACACGGTAAAGCTCTCAATGACGCCTTATGTCAACGGATCCATTGAAGGGTTATTATTTCAGTCACAAATACTAcatctaaaattttgtttccatCGTTTTCTAGAAAATTAGTTGGGTTTAAGCCAGGCGACAATACCGAATGAGTGAAAAGCAAGTCAATATCAGACTTCCTTGTCATGTTGGTCCCTTGCCTTTATGaatatacaagaaaaaaacaaaacatttgggCCATCCTCCGAGGAGGATACCCTGCTGGCCTCCAGCCACGATACGGCTGAGTCAGCAAAGAGTAAGGGAAGTACCAGCCACAGCACACCCATATCaagcaagcaacaacaacaacaaaaagttctACCAACAACATCGCAAAAGGCGGCAGACGGCACTCAGAGAGAGAGTCAGGCCGCAAGAAAACACAAATCAGAGGGTGCCCTCATGAAGTCTCGCTACACGAAGGCAAGGTTCACACTAAGCAAGATCGCCAAGAATGAACTCGCTGGAGCGTCTGACGAGCGCGACGCGGCTGACAAGGTAAATACCAGCAGGTGGTAAAGGAGTATGAAGACTTCATATCCAAAAAACCTAAAGCGGACAACAATAAAACAGGCGATGCGATGAAGAGAAACTGGTCACAAGACGTGATCGATCAGGCACCGAACAGACCTAAGCAGCAGCATCGAAGAAACAAAACAACGACCGTTCAGTGAGGTGGTTAAGGATAACCTCCTCTACGCACTAATCGACGAGATTACAAATAGCGACAAATTGGTCCTGCAGAAGTGGGGCAAGTGGAGGCCAAACTGTCCAAGCTCGTGCTAGATAAGCATGTGGTTGGATCACAAGACTGAACTCTCCCTTCCTTCGACTCTGCAGGAGTACTTCGCGGCTGTTGGGTAATCAATTGCGACGACGACTGGTCAAGGGTTGTCCTAGAAAAGTGTGTTGCTGAGATCAGCAGCTCACTGGGAGGCTTAAAACTTAAGCTCATTCCGGCCAAGGACATACCTTGCCCTCCTCGTGCTCGCATTTGGCTACCGGTGATGGACTTGAGCGGTGCAGATGTGCTGAAAT
The Anastrepha ludens isolate Willacy chromosome X, idAnaLude1.1, whole genome shotgun sequence DNA segment above includes these coding regions:
- the LOC128870352 gene encoding uncharacterized protein LOC128870352, whose translation is MSKPKTAVPSLSPSKEIMELKSLKRQRTAAKNSIVRIKTGLLDKTMSLDPIELECRLDILNSHSDKLMKCQSKIEEIDEEDIARGELEDLIVETKSVIKSILARNKSSIAEISFVAPHSSRLPKMLLPKFKGEYSEFKNFMSLFESLVHNDPTIPDIEKFNHLVNCLSGEALGAVKAFQMSDENYSKALASLKKVYDNKCLIFLDTTSKLFELPTIPKPSALSLRTMIDTVSAVYDSLLSLGDEKNITNAIIIHLVMSKVDTVTRSKWEEQLDYDKLPLWRECEAALNKRYQHLSADEASTSRLKPSSSHSIQKPHLHAGRTKAALVTSNIKQPVCPHCKSNDHSIPACPTFKILSAQQRFEFAKSVPLCINCLRKGHSVSKCKADRCRVCNRSHHTLLHQYPVSFATAPQLSTSHAMHTTSTPDRVMLATAVVNVKGSSGEYLPARALLDSGSQVNFMTEDLAQKLRIRRESTTLNIIGIGNATKKVRTKLNTFVKSRVNNYEFSAQFWIMRSISASHPDRNVNINGWKIPKNISLADPEFHKAQKVDLLLGAETFFELLAVVQIKASPNHPTLQKTLLGWVVSGKYASNQRPPPTVSSTLCHTEQDLANIDSIIQRFWAMEEIPSVSSSTKFTPEQIECEKFFVKTTKVLPSGRLQVRLPFKDDRKLLGNSYETASRRCQALERKTLKDPELRQMYLDFMNEYIELGHMSPTNNKIPSEPHYFIPHQCVLGPESTTTKLRVVFDASSRTSSQIALNEILMVGPTIQEELYSTLLRFCLHKYAFTADITKMYRQILMHEEDNNFQLVVWGSIPLSHFKSFDLTP
- the LOC128870351 gene encoding uncharacterized protein LOC128870351, which codes for MPRKIYSDNATNFLGADRRLRELRDAFEAQQTEVQKYATDEGFTFAFIPPRAPHFGGLWEAAVKSAKHLLVRAIGNALLTAEELQTLLVEVEAVLNSRPLVPLSQDPNDGEALTPAHLLVGCPLRALPPAQVSMDPMRCCDRWQLVCCLKQQFWRLGSRNYLLGLQQRSKWLHPKRNLELNDLVLVQEDNTPPQQWVLGRVAAIVTGQDGKVRVADVATKAGVIKRPVHKLAVLPSDVEGP
- the LOC128870350 gene encoding uncharacterized protein LOC128870350, yielding MSKPKTAVPSLSPSKEIMELKSLKRQRTAAKNSIVRIKTGLLDKTMSLDPIELECRLDILNSHSDKLMKCQSKIEEIDEEDIARGELEDLIVETKSVIKSILARNKSSIAEISFVAPHSSRLPKMLLPKFKGEYSEFKNFMSLFESLVHNDPTIPDIEKFNHLVNCLSGEALGAVKAFQMSDENYSKALASLKKVYDNKCLIFLDTTSKLFELPTIPKPSALSLRTMIDTVSAVYDSLLSLGDEKNITNAIIIHLVMSKVDTVTRSKWEEQLDYDKLPLWRECEAALNKRYQHLSADEASTSRLKPSSSHSIQKPHLHAGRTKAALVTSNIKQPVCPHCKSNDHSIPACPTFKILSAQQRFEFAKSVPLCINCLRKGHSVSKCKADRCRVCNRSHHTLLHQYPVSFATAPQLSTSHAMHTTSTPDRVMLATAVVNVKGSSGEYLPARALLDSGSQVNFMTEDLAQKLRIRRESTTLNIIGIGNATKKVRTKLNTFVKSRVNNYEFSAQFWIMRSISASHPDRNVNINGWKIPKNISLADPEFHKAQKVDLLLGAETFFELLAVVQIKASPNHPTLQKTLLGWVVSGKYASNQRPPPTVSSTLCHTEQDLANIDSIIQRFWAMEEIPSVSSSTKFTPEQIECEKFFVKTTKVLPSGRLQVRLPFKDDRKLLGNSYETASRRCQALERKTLKDPELRQMYLDFMNEYIELGHMSPTNNKIPSEPHYFIPHQCVLGPESTTTKLRVVFDASSRTSSQIALNEILMVGPTIQEELYSTLLRFCLHKYAFTADITKMYRQILMHEEDNNFQLVVWGSIPLSHFKSFDLTP